The Lonchura striata isolate bLonStr1 unplaced genomic scaffold, bLonStr1.mat Scaffold_228, whole genome shotgun sequence genomic interval atgcagccccacagctgagaTGCTGCTTTGGGAGCATCCTGAGCCAGGAATGCCTGGGTGACTTGACAGCTTTGCTGGTTTTGCAGTCTGGGAAGGGTAGGAATGGTGATTGGCAGAGTCTGTGCCCTGGGTGTCTTGTGAAACAGCAATGTATCAACTCTGAGCGTTAAGGGAGAGGGGTATTGGTGTTCCTGGAGGTTGATAGAGCATTTCAGGATGTGGTTCTGTCTGAGTGCAGACAGCCAAATAGCATGTCCATTCAAAAATGGCAGTGAAACAGGAATTGCAAAGAAACAAGTCTTTGCCTTGTTTAGTACCCCAAATAACAAGCTTATTGGTTCAGGCTGAACAAGATGTACTTAAAATACTCTCCTAGCATCACCCAGACTAGTGCCTTATTTCTTTCATGCTTATTTCTTTCCATTCCTGTGCAAGACAggcttttttgtttcattttcccaAGCAAATAGAATAACATTCAGcagtattttaatgtttttctgctATGATAAGTTTGGTCATGCTGTGGATGCCTCTTCTGCAATCCTGGAGTCAAACTGTTCCTTTATAGAAAGCTGCAGCGGAGtaaaagggggaaggtgctctGCAGTTTCCAGGAAAAACAGTTTGTTCTGATGCTTGTTGAACTCATTTCAGTAATCGGCAGGGGAGGAGAACAGATCTCACGGATTCAGATAGAGTCTGGCTGCAAAATTCAAATTGCTCCAGGTAAGCCCCTTTTTGTTTGATGGGTGAACAGGTTTTAATGTCAAAGGGTTGACAGGCACTTTCCATGCTCAGGATGTGTTATCACCATTAATGTGGATACAGACAGCCATGAGAGAGCTGTTGTGGGACCCACCTCCCAACCAGGGTAGAAGGTTGGTCAGGTGGTTTGAGGAACGGAACAGTTAGGGAGCTGACTTTAACCAGTAGATGTTTGCAGAGCAAATGAACAATTCATGACCTGAAGCTGttgaattttctcattttgctcAGCTCTGTGGTTTGCCTCTAGCTGATCTggtcagctccagctcctggcagaaGACATTTCAGGAggcttggcagcagctctccataCAGCTTGCTTTGCATCATAAAAATGAGACCATTTGTCCAAATGGGATCATTTGGTGCCAGTTTGCTTTGAGGaaggctgtgctgcagtgctCTGCAGGGAACTGTTGATCAATGTTATCTGAGTTTTTACCCCTCCCTTTGATTGGTGGGGAAGACTTTAAAAGAATGCAGACATccagtaaataatttaaaatatgttgatCCTGGATGTCTTTGAATTCTTTAGCTTGCTATGTATGCAGGTGGGTGGTGCTTCCCTTGGTGCTTCATGGTCACTGAAATAGCTGCCACATTTTTAATTCCATGTATCACAAGTTTTCTCCTTGTTTCCTTTGCAGACAGTGGTGGGATGCCTGAGAGGCCCTGTGTACTCACTGGGACACCAGAGAGCATTGAGTGAGTCCTGGTttaatttctctcctttttccttctttctcttctccctaATGCTGTGCTCTGTCAGTGGTGCTACTTGGTTATTAGCCACACCAGCAAATGTTGGCCTAGAGAAACTTGAGGGTCTCTGGAGCATAGAACCTCTTGGTCTGATGCTTTAAACTGTGCACCTCAGaggcttttttttccacttgcaGTTTGACTCCTCTGCAGAAATTTCCTTGGAATTCCCCTCTTCAGGGTGAGGTTGCTCTTAGGGCACCTAGGATGCAGTTTAGTAACTGCAGCTTTCCAGGATACTGAGCTAAGCTGTTGAAGGGCATTTCTCTTCTCCCCTTCACTTCCCTGCTCCTATTGAGATGAGCATCCTTCCAGCTGAAGAAGGGCTGCATGAGGCCTCCAAAGCCTGTGGGTGCCACTCCAGCATTCCCTGGAGGTGTTGGTGTTGTTGCAGAGCAGCATGAGGCCCACTGGGTGCTTGTCTCTGCATTGCTGCCAACAAGAAGCAAAGGACTGAACCCAAATCTTGATTCTGCTCCTTGCATGGTAGAGACACGTGGCCAGCCAGCAGGGATTTCTATCTTTAGACCTATAGAAACTTTAGGGACAGTGTttcctccctcccccttcccaggagctgagTTTGAGACTCTCACAAACCAGTTGAGGACCTCCTGCTGGAACTGGATCCAGGATCCTCAGGCTTACAGGAACACACTTAACATATGGAGCTGCTCTTTCTCTCCCCAGCCTTTGGGtaggtgggttttttaaaatccatCTGGAAATCTTTGAGTTGCGTTTGAAAATACATTGGTGCAGACTGTCTCTCTAAAGAGAAGACACTCATCATTCTTCCATTCCTAAAGAGATCTAAGGGTACTTAAATCTCCTTATTCTACCATAATACTGCAAGCAGTGAGCCCAAATAAATATAATTGGCAAACTCATATGGCAGGCAGTGTATTCTTGCTGATATTGTAGTGGTTTTCCCCCTTTAGCAAAGGATATTTAAGAACAAGAGCAAAATAGTAAAAAGCTGGGATGCTTCATGAGTAGCAGttgtgggaaaatggggaagagGTGTAGTTAAGATTTTGTGGTTCTGAAATATGCAGTTACATGTACTCATGTCCAAGGCTGTCTTTAAATAAAATGagtaaattttaaaactgaGACTATTAAATTCGTGAAACAGGACATGGACATGGAATTAAGtgaaatttaatttacttttgtgGTAAAATTCTTGACAAATTGGTTGTTTGAACTTGTTTTTTAAGGCTACttgtaggaaaagaaaatgaagtaaGGAAACCATTCTAAGTGTCAGACTTCATTGAGAAAGGTTTTGTGAGGGGCGTTTTCATTAGTTACATCCAGTGACAAACTAATAGGGTGACCCCAAGTGACCCCTTCTCATCTGAAATATGTTGTGTATTAACTGTTGTGGTCTCTATATTGTCACTAAAAGAGCTTTGCACAAAATATGAAGGCAGATGAATAAAACCTCCTAAGACTTTTCCAAAACATCTGAAGCAGGCTTCCAGAAATTCTACCTTTTCCCTTTCATTGTGAGAAAGTCAAGGGCAAgcagtgctctgctctgagtGCAGCCTCAGAGCACCACCCCCTGAGCTGCCTTGGGGGGAATGTCTGCTTGAAGGGATGAGTTTGTACTGGTTCTTCAAATCTCTGGAGAGAAGTCAGTCATCCTTAGGGTGCCTGATATGGCTTGCTGTGAAGTGGAGAGAGGGAAAGGTGCTGCATTAGTCTGCACAGGGAACCAGtgaatttcttctgctttcagaaGGGTTGTGGGACAAGGGCAGGAATGGGATGTGCTGGTGTAGGAGTCTTCAAGATGAAAGGAAACCCTGCCAGTTACCTCTGACATGCTAAAGATTTTAGAGAAGGGATCTTTAATCTCCCAAATGCTTCTTTGTGTGTCTCTTCTCACCAGGAGTAGAAGAACCCAGTCTTTCACTGGTGGCTGCTGCAATATCCCTGCCTTGCTTCGTGGTGTAGCTTCAGCACCTACTGCTTGGAGCAGAGGCTGTGTTAGGACAGTGTTCTGGTGCTGCTGGTAAGAGCAGGTAGAGAAGAGCAAAGCAGTTGCCTGTGACTGATCAGAGAATGGTTAATCCATGGGCTGTGTTAGTATCAGAACAGTGTGTGTCTTTTTGTCGTGACTGAGAAGGAGACCAGAGCTTGAGTTTTATTACTGTATATGTGTTAGAAAAGTTAAAACCTAGAGCATCTTCATTCAAAGTTAGCATCCCAAATGCTGTAGTTCAGCTATTGTCCTTAACTTCCTAAGAGGTCAGAgcatgctgctgctcttccttttctcttccccttCAAAAATCAAACTGCTTATAAGTAATCATGGTAAGGGAAAATAGACAtcaaagagtttaaaaaaaaaaaaaagggcaaacaTTGTGCTGACTATGGTTTCCTCCATCTTTCCACTTCTCCTCTCCCCGATCGCTCTCCATTCCGATGGTTCCTGGTCTCTTGGTCACGTGGAGCAATGTTGTCTAATGGTTGTTTCCCTCGATTCTTTTCCCAAGACAAGCAAAACGGCTTCTGGGGCAGATTGTAGATCGCTGTCGCAACGGACCTGGTTTTCACAACGATGTTGATGGCAACAGTACCATTCAGGAGATTTTGATCCCGGCATCCAAAGTGGGTCTAGTCATCGGCAAAGGAGGTGAAACAATAAAACAGTTGCAGGTGCGCAAGATGCATTTCCTTTAGGGCTCTCTTCCCTACTGCAGCTTCTCTAGATCCACTGGAACAGGCTGAAATGGAGAGCCTTGAATGCTCTAACCTTCTCCAGCAGGGACTACTCTTCTGCCTTCGGAGATTGGACTCCAATCCAATCTTGTGTTACAAAATCAGTGTGGCCCCAGCTACACAAGTAGTGGAGTTTTGCCAGAACTGCGACAGAAACCCCTGTGCTGTAGATAACACTTGGTGTGTGCTGTTTAGGAGAGGATCCCTGTAGCCAAGGAAGGGCCatgtctgctctgctctgcagtatTTTTAATGCCAGCCATGCTCTTGTAGAGTGCTCTGCTTCTCTTTTGTTGCTGATCTGTGGTAAAGCTGCCATATgtcatctttttttcctcatcccaCCCCTTTCTAATCAAGTGTTGTGTTATGTATAAACTGTGTTCCTGGACGGTCTTTATTCCTCCATCTGGTACAAGTTTTTAAAGAATAGAGGGTTCTAGCAAAACACCTAGGGTCAAAAATGGAAGGGTTTTGAGTGCCCTTACTAGACCTCTGTCATATAGTTTGGAGGCTGGTCACTTAACTGTTACATGCAGACAACTACAGATTTTGGAAAGGGCTGGAAAGTCAGTAGTTGAGGTGGAGGGGGTTGTTCTTGCAATCATTTCAACTATTTGAGACCCTCAGGAGCAGTGCAGTTTCTGGCAGTCCTTTACACTCTAGGACTGTTCCTGAATTTGTGCATTCTGTAACGGTGCTGGTTTGACCTTCATAATGTTTAGTAACCAAAATCTAGTCCCTTGTTCTAGGGACTCTGCTCAGAAAATTGCTCTGTGCTTTTTCTTCAGGAGCGAACAGGTGTGAAAATGATTATGATCCAAGATGGTCCTTTGCCTACTGGAGCAGATAAACCTCTCCGTATTACTGGAGATGCATTTAAAGTACAGGTATGTAATAAAAGCAAACTGATTGCCCAAGAGAACTGAGGAGAAACTCAAATCTCAGTGTATTTGTGAACACCTAATGGAGTCAAATCCAACTGTAAACGTAATCTTTCCTGGTTCTGTTTGTTCTGTAAGGTTGAGTAGAGCAAGTTAAAACACCAGAGCAGTTTGTTTTACAGCATAACTTAGGAGCTGTCACTCCATATAAATACTGCACATGGGTAGGAGTAGAGATGAGGGGGAGGGTTTGGAGAAAGTAGTTTTTGAAATGCTTTCCAGTCTGTGTGACAAAAAATGAGAGCTCTGTGTCACTCAAGCAAATGGGTTCTTAGTGACTGAATCACACGTTTGAGACAGCGAACCTTTCACAAAACTACCTCAGACAGCCAATTGACACAGGTGATTAAAAACCAATCCCACAACAACTCCTGAAACCAAGGGGTTTGCTTAATATTGCTGCCTCAGTCTCCTTGTGTCAGAGTTCTGCAGATGTGGATGTACCTGTGGTTTGGAAAAAAAGCCCCATCAGCTGGAAACTGGGGGACTGCAGCATGATGGGAGCGCCTGAATTAGAGCATTAAAGTTTAGCCACAGCATGTCCCACTTCTCAGCAAGTGCCTTTCATACCTTGCTAAGTACTTAAATCTAGCCTAGCATTCCTGTCTCAAATAGAAGTAGTTCTGTTTCATAGGATCTCCCTAATCATAAATTGCTGCAACAGTTGATGTTGCTCAGGCATAGTGTTGGGGTAGTATTTTTCAAAGTTCTTATAGCAAATTttagagttaatttttttttcccccaaaattcttaCTGTGGAGGTATAGGTGTGCAAAAGGAGTTTATAGACAGTCTGGTTACTTTTAACCAAATAATGCTCTtcaatgctgccacttcccaGGTGGCTTCTGCTGTGCAAGATGTGCTGTTGTCACATCTTCCATTCAAGGAAACATGGAGACTGCACAGGCTGGAAGATCTTTGAGGCACTTAAAGCTGAGCACACTTAGGAAGTTTTAAGAAGTGTGATGAATCCttgggtttggtgggattttatGGATGCTGGAACAGTGTTTTAACTCCCTCAAATCCTTCTGAAATCTCCCCATCACCCATATTTCTGTCTTGGCATCTCTGAAGTATCTTTGAGttgtttctttctcttaaaaatactttgaggACATGGGAAATGTGTAAAACTGAAAGGAGAGAGTCACCACTGTCCTCAAGCTTGGAAATAGAACCAAGATGTCAAAAGCTTGACTGTTagtagagagaaagaaatactgGGGTTTGACATACAGGCTTTTTGATTTTGTTGGTGAATACTGTTGGCTGATTTCCAGGGTAGACTTTCACTAGCTGGGCTACGTGCAGGCTTGTGAATGGCCTTGAGTGCTGTCAGTAGGTAGGAAAAATATCCAGTTGTCTCAGAAAATGTCTTTCTGGATTGCTGCAGACTGGGGTTTAACTTCTCAGAGTCAGTAagctcagtgctgcccagcagcccccTTGGTATGTGCTCTGTAGCTCTTAGTGGACGTGATCTCTGCCATGCTGCCAACAGCTTCTACCCTACTGCATTGGTTTCAGTTCTATCAGTAGGAAAGGGCATCCActtcctttaatttaaaaacaacaaaaaatcaaagctattttaaaagtaaaaggACTTTTTTTGAAAGACTGGAGGAAGCAATTGCACCCAAGAAATTGCCACCTTGTGCTCCTGGCAGGTTGTTAGACATAGAAGATGCCATCGAGAACAGACTGTGGTAAAAGAAAACCTAAATCAGACTGCGGTTCCTGTTCAGCAGATGGAGATCCCCCTGCCCAAAGCCTGACCACTTATCCACTGTTGAGGCCCTAACACCAGGAGGGCaagcagaaataatttgaaGCTAACTGTAACTTCTTTCCCCATGTAGCAAGCGAGGGAAATGGTACTGGAGATCATCCGAGAGAAAGATCAGGCAGACTTCCGAGGCGTACGCAGTGATTTCAGTGCTAGAATGGGAGGAGGCAGCATAGAGGTACGTGTCCTTCACAGTGCTCTGCTAACCTCCCCGTGGGATGGGTACTGGGGGGAGTCATCCAACTGCATTTGTAACCTgtaagcttttttttaaatgtgttgtGTTCTTTTTTTGTCAGAAGAATTGAGTCTGGCTCTGCAAAGAGGAGGAGTTCTCGTGGACTCCCAGATGGCACTTTATAATTTAAGCTGCATTCTTGTAGTGCAGAGTTCATTTAGTGGGGAAGGAATTTGTGGCCACGTGTTTTTCTCAAGCGATGCGGTTCTGTAGCCTGGAGCTGCCTAACATGGCCCATCCTCAAAGTTAAGAGCATCTCCTTGTAAAATCAGAGTCATTCAGTCTAGTTCTCTGCACTTTCATACTCCTTTGCCTTTCCCATCAGGTCTCTGTGCCCAGGTATGCTGTTGGAATTGTAATaggaagaaatggagaaatgaTCAAAAAGATTCAGAATGATGCTGGAGTTAGGATTCAATTTAAACCAGGTTTGTGTGAGGATGGAGAGCCGTTGCTTTCTGACCAGTGTTCCACTTTTGGgttccagcagccaggcttTCCTCATTTACAGGTGCATTGTGTCTCTTTCTGAAACCCATTTAAATATGATGTGCTGCCTCCTCATGCACTTCCTGGTTTTCAGAGAGTAAGATTATATTCAGCTCATTTGCAAACATTAGATGTCACAACAGTCATGTCTTGAGTGGTAATTAtacagataaataaaataacaaaaatcttttatttcctGTTAAAGAATTCTCCTTCAGGACATTAAAGCCTTTGGGGATCAGGAGTTGATTAATTCTGAGTAACTTTCTCTGGGTCCTTGGCTGTCTGATCACCTATCAAAGCTGcctttttcctcttaaaattaTATCAGTCTCTTTCATAGCTTTTTGACATttgaaagtgttttcttttgagTGTTGTTCCCTCTGCAGTGTGGGCTGGGTTTTGTCTTCTTGCAGTCCAGGGAAGAGGGGCTGAAGGTGGAGGGAAGCAGTAGCTCCTGGGATAGTTCTGTGGTGTGAAAATGCTGCCAGCAGTGTTGGTGCTGGAAGGAAGCTTTTGTTGGCGAGTggatattttctgcttttaattgaGTCTTTGCCACCTCTCTCCACAGATGATGGGATTAGCGCTGAGAGAGTCGCACAGGTCATGGGGCTCCCCGATCGGTGTCAGCACGCAGCACACATCATCAGTGAGCTCATCCTCACGGCACAGGTGGGTTCTGCAAGTGCTTTTTGGGAAGGTAGGCTgcatggagggatggaggccatcttctgaaaagcagcagtgtTCAGTTTTCCCCTGGTAGGGCACACatgctgctgcccagagctgctggatttgaagtttgtttgtttataaTGGAATTTCTTTTAATGTAATGTGAGCTAACTGAGCTGTGGGAAGGTCTTTTATTCCCAGGCCTATGAGGCATCATTATAGCTCTACATCTATCTCCTGTTTAGTTGTTAAATTTGGGAACAGTGACCTGGTGGAATGGAGTCCATCAGCATCAGGCAGTGGCATTGCTCTGCTGAGACAGCAGAGCAATGCCACTGCTCAGTGGTGCCTCATCTTCAGACTCCAGCCCTTTGGTCTGGTGGAGGCACAGGAAGGTGCTGAGGGCTCAGGTATTGTGTCACTGTGCTCTAAGACACACCAACATACTGCATTACACAAGAGCAAGAAGGGTGAAGTACTAGGGCAAACTCTTGAAAGAGGCTGTAATATTCTCTTTGTGTTATGAGGAATTAAAACTTCAGGCCATTTCAGAAACCTGAACACAATTTGTTCAGCAAGGTCCATAATTTGTCCATCTTGATATCTCTTCTAAGCCCCATCTTTCTAAAGTGCTTCAAAACCTTGAATGTGAAGCTGGGGTCCAGGAATATCTCAATTCAATGCCATTGATTATGAGACAGTTTAACTGACCTGGCTTTATTTTGGGTTTGATGTGTATTGGTGCCAGCATAAAAAACACTGATGCATATGTTTTGCCTTCTAAGGAACGAGATGGCTTTGGAAACTTGGCTATTGCCCGAGGAAGAGGTCGTGGCCGTGGGGACTGGAGTGTTGGAACACCTGGGGGCGTACAGGAAATCACCTACACTGTTCCAGCTGACAAGTGTGGCCTAGTTATAGGCAAAGGTGAGTTTGGTGACTCCAAATACCACAGCTTGCAATCCTTCTCTCTCAAGATGGTTGTGTTCTTGCTGCCTGACAGTGAagctttggggttttctgtgATTGTAATGTTTAGTGCCCAGTGAATGCAGCATAAGAATAAGCTGTAAGTGCTTGTGGTTGTTTTCTTTGTGGTGTTCTCACTTATAATTGTGTTCTCCAGGCCCTTGTTCACAAGCTATAAAAGAAGCTCTTAATGCAGAGCTGTCAAATAAGCTTGTTTTATAACAAGCAGCTGGCTGAGAAAAGGCAGGTTCATTTGTGGATTCTTTTGACAGAGAATTCGTTTGAAGGACAGTTTATCAGGGACAAGCAGAGCAGTGATTTCATCATGCTGGATTTCTTTGACTGCTGTGTGAGGAAATGGAAGGTCTCTGAGTGTGGTGATAACAGGAGCTGCTTCCAGCCCCTGAAGTGTGTGACGAATTAAATGGGAGGATTTCTCTGCCTCTACTGGCACCTGGTGCACCTTGTGCCACTTGGCTGAGCGTGTTCACTGCCATGGAGGACCCTTGGCTGCTTAGGCAGTGGGTCTCTCCATGCTAAGGAGATGGATGAAGAGTCATCCTCTCAAAACAGGACAGCCCTGTGATGGTTATGAAACTGAGCATCAGCAGCAGACTCAGTTTGTCACAGAGCAGGATCTGCACGTGGGGCAGTGGCAGGACTTAGGGTAAAGCCAGGAGCAGACAAACGAGTTCTGAACTGCTGTGATGTGTCTGAGCTAATGCGCTGATCTACCTAAGgcagtgtttcatttttctatctGCTTATTTCAGAAAGAATGACATATGCCTGAACTAGTATTTAAATAATCACAGCTGGCTTTCAGCCTCAGCAGAAAATAGGAGTAGATAAGCTACAGCAGAAAAGGAGGCAGAGACTTGAGGGCATTGGGCCAGGTTTCAGTGGCTTAGagtgctcctggcagcagggagctTGTGGTGAGACTTGTGGCCTCTTTCCCTCCTGCTGTTCCCTGCCatgggcctgtccccacagcacccTGAGCTTCTGCCCTGTTGGATGAGCAGGGCAGGTCAGCCCTGTAGCTGCAATTGTTTTCAGATGTTGTTTTTTGCCACAAGCCCGTTCACAAACCTGAAAACTTTTTTCAGTATGAAAAACCAGCTGCTTTCCCCATTATGCAGAAATTGCAGTGATTATGCTTGTCCTCACTGAACAGTCCAGTTGGCCAAAAGATCAAACAAAGTAAATTTTAAGCCCATGAGTGAGACTTACATgtacagaaaaatcaaattataatGAAACTTTATTGCTGTATCCATTAGTCATCTTTAATAAAGGATCAGAAAAGGTCACTTGTTGTTCAGCAGTGCACTGAAGTGGAGCATTTGTAACTACAGAGAGCACTGTGTGCTGAAAAGATAAATGCAGGTAGTGGAGTGAATGTCCCAGCATTCAAGTGCAGGGCCTGGCACAGCCTCACTGGGGGGTGAAGGGTGGCTTTTTACCTTTGTTTCCACAACAGCAAAATAGGGATTCTTACTTGGCCAGATCAGAAGCTTTCTGGAGTGACTAATTACTAGTTGTATGGTGATTTGAGTGCTGGAAGCATTGTAATACCACCTTGTAATCGGTGTTCTCACAGTGCCTGTGCTCTTAGGCTGCTGCAGCCTTCACTTTTGTCAAGTGAGTGATGGCTGTAGCATTGCCTTTTGGGGCTGGACCAGCATGCATGTGCTACACTCTCCACACATTGATGCAAGACAGGCAATTCTTGTTATTTCCACCCCCGCTGCCTGTGGGGCAGCGCAGGGCAGAGAGGATCTTAGTGGGGTTTTCTTAACAGTGACCAAATACAAAACCTTTGTGCTCCCCGACAGTTTCTGAGCAGTTTCCAGCTGTTGGATGTTTTTCCTTGCTATGGTACAGGATGGGGCTGTTGGCCTTCTCTGTGAAATCTGGATGAGGACTCTGGGCTTGGTCTCAAGATCAGCGCCCGAGCAAAGAGCGCTGACCCAAGTGCCCTGGGCACCCAGGTGTGGTGTGTGTGATCTGACCTGGTAACTGCCCCTGTGCTCCCAGCTCCGTGTGACCACTCAGGaagcagggaaaagagggaggctGGGGAGTTTCTCAGTTTCTGCAGCATACATGGCAGATCTGGTGCCTTTTTCTTGTGGACATCTCAGCTTGGGAGCGTGAGCTTTTAGGAGCTGGCGGGGCTCCCTGCAGATCCTGCTCATGCCTTTTTTCCCCCGGAGGGTGGGTAGGTGcagcttttctttcccaaaggcCCTGAGGAAGGGTGGAGGCAAGCACCATACACATGTCAAAGTCTGTCTGTGTTTGGTGGTGCTTGGAAACAGCCGCTGACTCCCTGGGCCCCCCTGGATTTCCATGATAAATACAGCCATCCTGACAGATACCGCGGCCGGCCCGGCTCTTGTCAGCTCGGCCTTTGAGCAGGTTTGATTAATTGCTTTAGGATTTCACATCCAGCCGGGAGGCCGCTCCTGGATTGCTCCTGCCCCCCATCAGGTGGAAGAATGGAGGGGATGAATGCTCTATAGACAGCCACCATGTGCCGAGGGTCACCTCGCCGTGGGGAGGAGATCTTCCGGCACCGGCGGCTGCGTCACCGCGGTGCGCGCTGGGGGCTGGCTTGGGGTAGcttggctgggagggagcactTCCACATGGACCAGGCTGCAGGGTGAAGAGGACAAGGGCACCGAGTCCCTCTGGTGTGGGAGTAGGAGCTTGGAGTCTCCCACCAAACCTGGAGAGGCAGCTAACTTAATTCTGCTTTGTGGTGTAGGAGGGAGCTGCTGTAGAAACAGGCCTAGCGACCACAGGCTTGGTGCTGAATGCTAAATGGAGCAATGATTTGAAATCTGTATTCTCCTTGCTTCCAGTTTGAGAATGCTTCAATTTTTAATCCCCTTTTGGAAGGAGAAACTAGTCTGCAGTGCAAGTAGCAACCTCGGTTTGTGCCTCTGTCACCCAGTAAAGAAGTTGTGCCACTCCTTCAGATTGTGTTGCCTGAAAGGGTCCTCTGTTTTCACTGAGCAGATGAGATGGCTGTTGATTCAGATCTCACCTCGATATATAAAAAACAGAGCTTCAAACAAATCTGCATCAGACAAAAGcatgacacaaaaaaaaaaaaaccctcttggTTTTGAAACTTCATCTTACTCCTTTCCCATGCTTGACTGAAAGTAAGTGGGTTGGCTTTTGGCTGCACAGTACAATCCCTGTTGTCTGCTCGGGGATGTGACATGATTATCTTTTGTTAAATGCATCTTCAAAAATTCATTTAGAAAGAGTTAATTGCCCTTTGGCAacttttcctcctcccttccccaagaaggctttaaaatgttaaaaaggtCACGAGTCCATTACAATGAAATGAACAAGTGTCTGCAACATCCACAGTTTGTTTTGAAATTGTGCTGGATGTATAGAGATGGAAATGTGAGCAAAATTGAGGCGTTTAATTTTTTGGAGgttctttttaatgaaaaccaaacaaaaatctctGGTTAGTTTCCTttgctctctgtgctgcttgCTGTCTATCCTTTGAgctggtgatttttttggtttgtgatTTAAAAGTTGTAAAACCCCTTCCTTCCCCACACCCTTTAATTTCTCCAGTTGAGTGGAGCTGGTCTGTAAGTTGTGTGAGCTTCCAAAAGAAGAATTGAACCATTGTAACATTGGCTGAGGCTTTTGTTAAGCAAATTTCATGAAGAGACCAGGACCTAGCAGGTCTTGAGGAAATCAGATCCACTGTGACTGGCCCTGCTGCATCCTGCTGGAAGCACTCCCGTGCTCTTGTGCATCCAGATGGCAAACGAGCCAGACGTGTTTCCTGCATGCACAGCTAGCTCTGAAATAGCAGGAGACAGCCTGAAATCATGGGCTGCCATGGCTGTGGAGGGATGTGTGGCTGCAGGGTGAATAGCAAACCTTGTAAGCTCATGTTTGGGAGAAGGCTTAAGCTTTGTTATGTGGCTGGTGGCTTTTTGCTTTAGTgatgggaaaaaagaagaaaaaccagcATTTTTAGTTTGCAGGTgaccttcatttcccagaggatTTGAACAGCTGTGCAAAAACAATGGAATTCAGTCAGTGAAGGTTTTGCATCTGTTTTGTCAAAGTGTATCCCAGTCACGCTGCATCTTGCTGGGAGCCTGGCAGTGGGCACTTAGTGGGGCTTGTGTGTTCTTTA includes:
- the FUBP3 gene encoding far upstream element-binding protein 3 isoform X4, with the protein product MAELPQGQSQSAAPVAIKSEGFVDALHRARQIAAKIGDIPHLNNSTTLVDPSVYGYGVQKRPLDDGGLRVSGLHGAQIRDTERIGNQLGALVHQRAVITEEFKVPDKMVGFIIGRGGEQISRIQIESGCKIQIAPDSGGMPERPCVLTGTPESIEQAKRLLGQIVDRCRNGPGFHNDVDGNSTIQEILIPASKVGLVIGKGGETIKQLQERTGVKMIMIQDGPLPTGADKPLRITGDAFKVQQAREMVLEIIREKDQADFRGVRSDFSARMGGGSIEVSVPRYAVGIVIGRNGEMIKKIQNDAGVRIQFKPDDGISAERVAQVMGLPDRCQHAAHIISELILTAQERDGFGNLAIARGRGRGRGDWSVGTPGGVQEITYTVPADKCGLVIGKGGENIKSINQQSGAHVELQRNPPPNTDPGVRIFTIRGVPQQIELARHLIDEKVGGTSMGGPGGFGQSPFSQAPATPHQNGPQAFMTQGWGSTYQTWQQPGQQVPSHAASAASQASSQPDYTMAWAEYYRQQAAYYGQTLGQAQAHSQEQ
- the FUBP3 gene encoding far upstream element-binding protein 3 isoform X3 — its product is MAELPQGQSQSAAPVAIKSEGFVDALHRARQIAAKIGDIPHLNNSTTLVDPSVYGYGVQKRPLDDGVGNQLGALVHQRAVITEEFKVPDKMVGFIIGRGGEQISRIQIESGCKIQIAPDSGGMPERPCVLTGTPESIEQAKRLLGQIVDRCRNGPGFHNDVDGNSTIQEILIPASKVGLVIGKGGETIKQLQERTGVKMIMIQDGPLPTGADKPLRITGDAFKVQQAREMVLEIIREKDQADFRGVRSDFSARMGGGSIEVSVPRYAVGIVIGRNGEMIKKIQNDAGVRIQFKPDDGISAERVAQVMGLPDRCQHAAHIISELILTAQERDGFGNLAIARGRGRGRGDWSVGTPGGVQEITYTVPADKCGLVIGKGGENIKSINQQSGAHVELQRNPPPNTDPGVRIFTIRGVPQQIELARHLIDEKVGGTSMGGPGGFGQSPFSQAPATPHQNGPQAFMTQGWGSTYQTWQQPGQQVPSQQSQQQNSHPDYSKAWEEYFKKQSHAASAASQASSQPDYTMAWAEYYRQQAAYYGQTLGQAQAHSQEQ